A genomic region of Balaenoptera acutorostrata chromosome 4, mBalAcu1.1, whole genome shotgun sequence contains the following coding sequences:
- the IFNAR1 gene encoding interferon alpha/beta receptor 1 isoform X4, with the protein MLALLGATTLMLVAGAPWVLPAASGGTNLKSPENGRVCIIDDNFILKWNSNSESVRNVTFSAEYKIPGMDNWKKLPGCQHITSTECNFSSVKLKNVYEKIELRIRAEKGNNTSQWHEVKPFIPFQKAQIGPLDVHLEAEDKAIIINISPPGTKDSIMWAMDHSSFMYSLVIWKNSSRLEERTETVYSRDKIYKLSPETTYCLKVKAELRSPRRVGLYSPVYCINTTEKHKVPAPENIQIDAENQVYVLKWDYAYENTTFRAQWSQCDSSCMCYFLSLEYLTHGRDLSSEPTSSMSP; encoded by the exons ATGCTCGCGCTCCTGGGCGCGACGACCCTGATGCTGGTCGCTGGGGCGCCGTGGGTGTTGCCCGCAGCCTCAG GGGGAACAAATCTAAAATCTCCTGAAAATGGCAGGGTCTGCATCATTGATGACAACTTTATCCTGAAGTGGAACAGCAACAGTGAGTCTGTCAGGAATGTGACTTTTTCAGCAGAGTATAAAAT ACCAGGGATGGATAATTGGAAAAAATTGCCTGGGTGTCAACATATTACTAGTACCGAATGCAACTTTTCTTCAGTCAAgcttaaaaatgtttatgaaaaaatCGAATTGCGCATAAgagcagaaaaaggaaacaacactTCTCAATGGCATGAGGTTAAGCCATTTATACCATTTCAAAAAG ctCAGATTGGTCCTCTAGATGTACATTTAGAAGCTGAAGATAaggcaataataataaacatCTCTCCTCCTGGGACAAAAGATAGTATCATGTGGGCTATGGATCATTCCAGCTTTATGTATAGCTTAGTTATCTGGAAAAACTCTTCAAGGCTAGAA gaaAGGACTGAAACTGTTTATTCCAgagataaaatttataaactCTCACCAGAGACTACTTATTGTTTAAAAGTTAAAGCAGAACTACGTTCACCAAGAAGAGTTGGTCTCTATAGTCCAGTGTATTGTATAAACACCACAG AGAAACATAAAGTGCCTGCACCAGAAAATATACAAATCGATGCTGAAAATCAGGTCTATGTTCTTAAGTGGGATTACGCATATGAAAACACGACTTTTCGAGCTCAGTGGTCCCA gtgtgatTCTAGTTGCATGTGCTATTTCCTCAGTCTGGAATACTTGACCCATGGCCGTGATCTTTCTTCAGAACCCACTTCTTCCATGAGCCCTTGA